Within the Deltaproteobacteria bacterium genome, the region GCTATAGCCACCATTTTACAGAGGGTGGGATATGTGGCGATTTTCCTGAAAAGTCAAGAGTTGAAGATTGCTAGTCAAGATCACAGAAATTTATGGTAACTAACGCCCAAGGCCTTTCCAAGTTTCTTGGCAACTGCAGGCCCAATAGGACGTTTGCCATGGATCATTTTTGAAATATCAGCTTGGGATATACCTGTTTTTTGAGCAAGTCTTTTTTGAGTCAAGGATTGACCCGTTATATAAGCCATGAGAGCACTGCGGGGAGAGCCGATAAGTGGGTCTTCCCTTTTAATCTTTTCAAGTAACGGTTCGATAGGCTTAACATCTTCCACGGCCATCCGAAGAGATTCTTCAATTTTTTTCTTTACCAAGCGTGATATATGAAAAGTTGGAATTACTTTAATGTTTCCCTTTTCTGTTGAAATGTAAATGGTCATAAATACTCCTATTTATAGGCATTTTCTCGGGTAGTTACTTCAACAATTTCAATCAGCAATGATTTTGAAAAAACCGAGTAAATCATACGATGCCGAATATCGAGCCTTAAACTCATCATGTCTTTATAATTCCCCTGAAGTTCTTTAGTATGCCAGCCATAAGGTCGTGGCCCCTGTTCAATCAGATCAGAGATAGCTTCAGCAAAAGCTCTTCGTACCGATGGCCTCATCTTGAAAACAGCCTTTTCTATCTGTTTTGTGTTACGGTATCGAACTGTCCAAGACATGATGGACTATATGGCATTTATGCCATATAGTCAAGAGCTAAACCATTTAAAATAATATTACTTAGCAGTTGTATTTTCATGCAGATACCCCTTGTCTACCACGATTGATGCTGATAAAGCCGAGAGACTCAAAGGGCTGTTCAAATTGGATAGCCCGTGGTGGAAAGGGCGAATGGTGGAACTGGTAGACACGCAGGACTTAGAATCCTGTGGGGTGACCCGTGAGAGTTCAAGTCTCTCTTCGCCCACCAACGCTTTTCCAAAACCGGCGATCTACGTCGTTGGCTGGCTTCGTTGCTCCTCGACGTACTAAAAGTACGCCTGCGTCGCACTCAGCCAGCCGCCTCGTATCTCATCCGGTTTTGAAAAAGCTTCGCATCTAAAATATAGGAGTCATTCGTGAAAGTTGAGATTCAAAAAGTTAACGATATTAAAAAGAAGTTATCGATCGAAGTTCCCTACGATCATTATACCCAAGAGGTCGATAAGGCTTACGAAGATTTAAATAAAAAAGTTTCTATTAAAGGCTTTCGTAAGGGCAAAGCACCTTTGTCAATTTTGAAAAAAGAATATGCTGGGCGCGTTGAACGCGATGTCATTTCAAAGCTTCTCGAAGACTCTTACGCTAAAGCCATTCAAGAACACCAAGTGTTGGCGGTGTCTTATCCTCAATTTACTGATTTAAAATTAGAAGAGGGTAAACCCTTGAGTTTTGCGGCCGAAGTTGAGGTCCAACCCGAAGTTCAAGCTAAGGGTTATGAAGGTATAGCCCTTACCAAATCAGAGCTTCAAGTAGTCCGTGAAGAGATTGAAAAAGAAATCGAACATTTGCGAAATGCCATTGCGACTCTAGTGCCGGTTGCCGAAGGCATTGCGGCTACGAAGGGTGATTTTTTGACTATCGATTACAAAGGTTCAATAGCAGGTGAATATCCTTCTGATCTCAGCGCTGCCAATTCTACCATAGAATTGGGGCTGGGTTATTATTTAGCCGATTTTGAAAATGGTTTATTAGAAATTAAAAAAGGTGAAACCAAAACCATAGATGTCAATTTCCCGGCCGATTATGCCAATGCCAATTATGCAGGTAAAAAAGCCCAATTTGAAATTACGGTTAAAGAACACAAAAGAAAAGAATTGCCTGCCCTAGATGATGAACTGGCTAAAGATGTGGGACCCTTTCAAAGTTTAAAGGAGTTAGAAGAAGATATTCAAAAGAAAATCCACGAGGCCAAAACCAAACAACAGAATTCTGAATTGTTTAATCAGGCCATGGAATATCTTTTACAAAAGAACGTATTTGAAATTCCCGAAGCCATGGTGGCGCGAGAGATCGATTATATGTATCGTTCAGCCGTGCGCGATTTAGAGAGCCGAAAACTAACCCCTGAGCAAGTGGGTTTAACCCCTGAGCAATTTAAAGATAAAAATAAAGAAGTGGCGACCAAAAGAATCCGTGGTTTTTTAATTTTAGATTCCATTGCTAAACAGCAAAAAATAGAAATCTCTCAAGAAGAATTGAATCAACGTTTAGAAACCATAGCCAAGCAATACAACCAACCCACTGAAGCTGTAAAAAAATATTATTTAGAAAACAATTTGCTCAATGCCTTAATTAATCAGATAATAGGCGAAAAAGTCTTTGACTATCTCTTGGCTAAAGCTGAGGTTAAAGAAAAAAGTATGGATCGCAATGAATGAATGGATGCCGGATCAAGTCCGGCATG harbors:
- a CDS encoding helix-turn-helix transcriptional regulator; its protein translation is MTIYISTEKGNIKVIPTFHISRLVKKKIEESLRMAVEDVKPIEPLLEKIKREDPLIGSPRSALMAYITGQSLTQKRLAQKTGISQADISKMIHGKRPIGPAVAKKLGKALGVSYHKFL
- the tig gene encoding trigger factor, whose protein sequence is MKVEIQKVNDIKKKLSIEVPYDHYTQEVDKAYEDLNKKVSIKGFRKGKAPLSILKKEYAGRVERDVISKLLEDSYAKAIQEHQVLAVSYPQFTDLKLEEGKPLSFAAEVEVQPEVQAKGYEGIALTKSELQVVREEIEKEIEHLRNAIATLVPVAEGIAATKGDFLTIDYKGSIAGEYPSDLSAANSTIELGLGYYLADFENGLLEIKKGETKTIDVNFPADYANANYAGKKAQFEITVKEHKRKELPALDDELAKDVGPFQSLKELEEDIQKKIHEAKTKQQNSELFNQAMEYLLQKNVFEIPEAMVAREIDYMYRSAVRDLESRKLTPEQVGLTPEQFKDKNKEVATKRIRGFLILDSIAKQQKIEISQEELNQRLETIAKQYNQPTEAVKKYYLENNLLNALINQIIGEKVFDYLLAKAEVKEKSMDRNE